Proteins encoded by one window of Leopardus geoffroyi isolate Oge1 chromosome X, O.geoffroyi_Oge1_pat1.0, whole genome shotgun sequence:
- the NAP1L3 gene encoding nucleosome assembly protein 1-like 3, giving the protein MAEADLNTVSEPASQRVAEEKMASSSSDSGEESDCSSSSSSTSCSSSSSSSSSSGRSRLYRKRRVSGPSRKARRAPLGKSFVDRLPRAVRNRVQALRNIQDECDKVDILFLKAIHDLERKYAELNKPLYDRRFQIINAEYEPTEEEYEWNSEDEVFSSDEEVQEDSPSEMPALEGEEEDNEPKGKPEVKAEENEVPKEIPETKAEEKAESKDFLGTKPEVKEDPKVDPQVKAEGKEQTRVTEAKAKAAIIEAPKRIPEVRPKERVNLKRARKGKPKKDPKGIPDYWLTVLKNVDKLGPMIQKYDAPILKFLSDISLKFSKPGQPISYTFEFYFLPNPYFRNEVLTKTYIIKSKPDHKDPFFSWGWEIQDCKGCKIDWRRGKDVTVTTTQSRTTATGEIESQPRVVPNASFFNFFSPPEIPKIGKLEPREDAILDEDFEIGQTLHDNVILKSIYYYTGEVKCTYEDSTNYGNRKYRK; this is encoded by the coding sequence ATGGCAGAAGCGGATCTTAACACGGTTTCGGAACCTGCCTCCCAAAGGGTTGCTGAAGAGAAGATGGCTAGCTCCTCTAGTGATTCTGGGGAGGAATCTGACTGCAGTAGCTCTAGCAGCAGCACTAgttgcagcagcagcagcagcagcagcagcagcagcggccgCAGCCGCTTATATAGAAAGAGGAGGGTATCTGGGCCTTCCAGAAAAGCACGACGGGCTCCTTTGGGTAAAAGTTTCGTGGATAGGCTGCCTCGGGCCGTTAGAAATCGTGTGCAGGCGCTCAGAAATATTCAAGATGAATGTGACAAGGTAGACATCCTGTTCTTAAAGGCAATTCACGATCTCGAAAGAAAATATGCCGAACTCAATAAGCCTCTATACGATCGGCGATTTCAAATAATCAATGCAGAATATGAACCTACAGAAGAAGAATATGAGTGGAATTCAGAGGATGAGGTGTTCAGCAGTGATGAGGAGGTGCAGGAAGACAGCCCTAGTGAAATGCCTGCTTTAGAGGGTGAGGAAGAAGATAACGAGCCTAAAGGAAAACCTGAGGTAAAGGCTGAAGAAAATGAGGTTCCAAAAGAAATTCCTGAGACAAAGGCTGAAGAAAAAGCAGAGTCTAAAGATTTTCTGGGGACAAAGCCTGAAGTGAAAGAAGACCCTAAAGTAGACCCTCAGGTAAAGGCAGAAGGTAAAGAACAGACTAGAGTAACAGAAGCTAAGGCAAAGGCTGCCATAATAGAGGCTCCTAAAAGAATTCCTGAGGTCAGGCCTAAAGAAAGAGTGAATCTTAAAAGAGCTCGTAAGGGAAAGCCTAAAAAAGATCCTAAAGGCATTCCTGACTATTGGCTGACTGTTTTAAAGAATGTTGACAAGCTCGGGCCCATGATTCAGAAGTATGATGCACCCATTCTGAAGTTCTTGTCAGATATTAGCCTAAAGTTCTCAAAACCTGGCCAGCCTATAAGTTacacatttgaattttattttctacccaATCCATACTTCAGAAATGAGGTGCTGACCAAGACATATATAATAAAGTCAAAACCAGATCACAAGGATCCATTCTTCTCTTGGGGATGGGAAATCCAAGATTGCAAGGGCTGTAAAATAGattggagaagaggaaaggatgtTACTGTGACAACCACCCAGAGTCGAACAACTGCTACTGGAGAAATTGAAAGTCAGCCAAGAGTGGTTCCTAATGCAtcattcttcaatttctttagcCCTCCTGAGATTCCTAAGATTGGAAAGCTAGAGCCACGAGAAGATGCTATCCTTGATGAGGACTTTGAAATTGGTCAAACTTTACATGATAATGTCATCCTGAAATCGATCTATTACTATACAGGAGAAGTCAAATGTACCTATGAAGATAGtacaaattatggaaacaggAAATAtcgaaaataa